Proteins encoded by one window of Glycine soja cultivar W05 chromosome 15, ASM419377v2, whole genome shotgun sequence:
- the LOC114386100 gene encoding uncharacterized protein LOC114386100: MAPLPGNFFLFGKVQFSFIARPEVQTHNRTYPYSLIQLIQGNLFHGLPNEDPYAHLATYIEINNTVKIAGVPKDAIRLSLFSFSLAGEAKRWLQSFKGNSLKTWEEIVEKFLKKYFPESKTAEGKVTISSFHQFPDESLSEALERFRSLLRKTPTHSFFEPIQLNMFIDGLRPQSKQLMDASAGGKMKLKTLEEAMELIENMASSDHTILRDRVHVPTKKSLLELSSKDVLLAHNKLLSKQLEVLTETLSKLPTQLFATQPSLSSVLQVVRCAIYGGAHESGRCISTEEHNHEVNYMGNQQRQGYNQGGYSGFQHGPNYNKQGQWRSHPGNQYNKDQGGPSNRPPQQGPNLYERTTKLEETLAQFMQVTMSNHKSTKSAIKNLEVQVGQLAKQIAEKSSSNFGANTEKIHRGMQSCNDQKQEACVS; encoded by the exons atggcgccgttgccggggaacttctttctatttgggaaaGTTCAGTTCAGTTT CATTGCGCGGCCAGAAGTTCAAACCCACAACAGAACATATCCTTATTCTTTAATTCAATTGATACAAGGGAACCTTTTTCATGGCCTACCAAATGAAGATCCCTATGCACACCTAGCAACATACATTGAAATCAATAACACTGTGAAGATTGCTGGAGTACCAAAAGATGCTATAAGGCTCAGCTTGTTCTCATTTTCATTAGCGGGAGAAGCAAAGAGATGGTTGCAATCATTTAAAGGCAATAGTTTGAAGACTTGGGAAGAGatagtggaaaagtttttaaagAAGTACTTTCCTGAGTCTAAAACTGCTGAAGGGAAGGTAACaatttcttcatttcatcaattcCCTGATGAGTCTCTGAGTGAAGCACTTGAGAGGTTCCGTAGCTTGTTACGGAAGACTCCCACACATAGTTTCTTTGAGCCAATCCAGCTAAACATGTTCATTGATGGGCTGAGACCGCAATCTAAACAGTTGATGGATGCTTCAGCAGGAGGGAAGATGAAATTGAAGACGCTTGAGGAAGCAATGGAGCTGATTGAAAACATGGCTTCTAGTGATCACACCATCTTGCGTGATAGAGTGCATGTACCCACTAAGAAGAGTTTGTTGGAGTTATCGTCAAAAGATGTGTTGTTGGCACATAATAAGTTGCTTTCCAAGCAGCTTGAAGTCTTAACTGAAACCCTCAGTAAGTTGCCAACCCAATTATTTGCTACTCAACCTTCActttcttctgttttgcaggtcgTACGTTGTGCTATTTATGGCGGAGCTCATGAATCAGGCCGTTGTATCTCCACTGAAGAACACAATCATGAAGTCaactatatgggaaatcaacaaaGGCAGGGTTACAATCAAGGTGGATACTCAGGTTTCCAACATGGTCCTAATTATAATAAGCAAGGACAATGGAGATCTCATCCCGGCAACCAATAcaacaaagaccagggtggaccTTCGAACAGGCCACCACAACAAGGGCCAAATCTTTATGAGAGGACTACAAAGCTGGAGGAGACTCTCGCTCAATTTATGCAAGTCACAATGTCTAACCACAAGAGCACGAAGTCAGCCATcaagaaccttgaggtccaggtgggacagTTAGCTAAGCAAATTGCGGAGAAGTCATCAAGCAATTTTGGGGCAAACACTGAGAAAATCCACAGAGGAATGCAAAGCTGTAATGACCAAAAGCAGGAGGCCTGTGTTAGCTGA
- the LOC114386101 gene encoding uncharacterized protein LOC114386101, protein PIFNGEGYHYWKTRMQIFIEAIDLNIWEAIEIGPYIPTTVERVSIDGSSSSESITIEKPRDRWSEEDRKRVQYNLKAKNIITSALGMDEYFRVSNCKSAKEMWDTLRLTHEGTTDVKRSRINALTHEYELFRMNTNENIQSMQKRFTHIVNHLAALGKEFQNEDLINKVLRCLSREWQPKVTAISESIDSGCSKHMTGDASNFTHISPKKSGHVTYGDNNKGRILGVGKIGTNSSNSIENVLLVEGLKHSLLSVSQLCDKGYLVSFDSQKCLIEHKHDIDIKHVGHRVNNVYMIDLSIKQENNHCFLSKDDDPWLWHKRIAHINMDHLNKLISKDLVVGLPKLKFEKDKLCDACQKGKQTRVSFKSKNVVSTTRPLQLLHMDLFGPSRTMSFGGNYYALVIVDDFSRYTWTLFITHKSDSFHAFRKLAKVIQNKKNLKIASIRSDHGGEFENKDFELFCDEHGIEHNFSAPRTPQQNGVVERKNRSLEEIARTLLNDTFLPKYFWAEAVNTACYIMNRALIRPILKKTPYELFNGRKPNISHLHVFGCKCFVLNNGKDNLGKFDAKSDEGIFLGYSLQSKAYRIYNKRTMNIEESIHVTFDEEWKTSRDHPLDNIIGDISKARLEAIRMLLAYASIMNFKLYQMDVKSAFLNGLIQEEVYVEQPPGFEISDKPNHAYKLQKALYGLKQAPRAWYERLSNFLLEKEFSRGKVDTTLFIKRRHNDILLVQIYVDDIIFGSTNDSLCKEFSLDMQSEFEMSMMGELKYFLGLQIKQTQEGIFINQSKYCKELIKRFGMDSAKHMSTPMSTNCYLDKDESGQSIDIKQYRGMIGSLLYLSASRPDIMFSVCMCARFQSNPKQSHLSAVKRIMRYLLGTINIGLWYPKNSTCNLIGYSDSDFAGSKTDRKSTSGTCQFIGSALVSWHSKKQNSVALSTAEAEYISAGSCCAQILWMKQQLSDYGIILDRIPIKCDNTSAINLSKNPVQHSRTKHIEIRHHFLRDHVLKGDCVLEFVDTKNQLADIFTKPLPKEVFFSIRRELGLLDRREFEVEAVLRA, encoded by the exons ccaatctttaatggagagggttaccactactggaaaacccgaatgcaaatttttatcgaggcaatagatctaaatatctgggaagccattgaaatagggccttatatacccaccacagtagaaagagtttcaatagatggtagttcatcaagtgaaagcataaccatagaaaaacctagagatagatggtctgaagaggatagaaaacgagtacaatacaacctaaaagccaaaaacataataacatctgccctaggaatggatgaatatttcagagtttcaaattgcaagagtgctaaggaaatgtgggacactcttcgattaacacatgaaggaactacagatgttaaaagatctaggataaatgcactaactcatgagtatgaattatttagaatgaatacaaatgaaaatattcagagtatgcaaaagagatttacacatatagtaaatcatctagcagccttaggcaaagaatttcaaaatgaagatcttataaacaaggtgctaagatgtttaagtagagaatggcaacccaaagtaacggctatttctgaatca atagatagcggatgctcaaaacatatgactggagatgcatcaaattttacacacatatctccaaagaaaagcgggcatgtaacatatggtgacaacaacaaaggtagaattcttggagtgggtaaaataggtacaaattcttcaaactccattgaaaatgttctactcgttgaaggtcttaagcatagcctgcttagcgttagtcaactatgtgacaaaggctatctagtatcatttgattctcagaaatgtcttatagaacataagcatgacattgatataaagcatgtaggacatagagtcaataatgtttacatgatagacttaagcataaaacaagaaaacaatcattgctttcttagtaaagatgatgatccatggttatggcataaaagaattgctcacataaacatggatcacttaaataaattaatttcaaaggatttagtagttggtttgcctaaattgaaatttgaaaaagataaattatgtgatgcatgtcaaaagggcaaacaaacaagagtctcattcaaatctaaaaatgttgtttcaaccactcgaccattacagttattgcatatggatctatttggtccatctagaaccatgagttttggaggaaattactatgccttagttatagttgatgatttctctagatatacttggacattatttattacacataaaagtgattcattccatgcatttaggaaacttgctaaagtcatacaaaacaagaaaaatctcaagattgcatccattagaagtgatcatgggggtgaatttgaaaataaagattttgaattattttgtgatgaacatggtattgaacataatttttctgcaccaagaactcctcaacaaaatggagttgttgagaggaaaaataggtcattggaagaaattgcaagaactttattaaatgatacttttcttccaaagtatttttgggctgaagctgtcaatactgcatgttacatcatgaatagagccttgataagacctattttaaagaaaaccccatatgagttatttaacggtagaaaacctaatatttctcatctacatgtttttgggtgcaagtgctttgtacttaataatggtaaagataatctaggaaaattcgatgcaaaatctgatgaaggtatttttcttggatattctttacaaagcaaagcatatagaatatataataagagaactatgaatatagaggaatccattcatgttacctttgatgaa gaatggaaaacttcaagagatcatcccctcgacaacataattggtgatatctcaaaa gcaagattagaagccattagaatgcttttggcatatgcatccataatgaactttaaactttatcaaatggatgttaagagtgcctttctaaatggtttaattcaagaagaggtatatgttgaacaaccccctggttttgaaatttctgataaaccaaaccatgcttataaattacaaaaggctctttatggtttgaaacaagcccctagggcatggtatgaacgattaagtaattttcttcttgaaaaagaattctccagaggtaaagtggataccacattattcataaagagaaggcataatgatattttgttggttcaaatatatgttgatgatataatttttggatccactaatgattcattgtgcaaggagttttcccttgatatgcaaagtgaatttgaaatgtcaatgatgggagaactaaagtactttctgggattacaaatcaagcaaactcaagaaggtatattcatcaatcaatccaaatactgcaaggaattgatcaaaagatttgggatggatagtgcaaaacacatgtctacaccgatgagcactaattgttacttagataaagatgaatctggtcagtctatagacataaaacaatatcgaggtatgatcggatctcttctttatttatctgctagtagacctgatattatgtttagtgtatgcatgtgtgctaggtttcaatccaaccccaaacaatcacatctaagtgcagtaaagagaatcatgagatatctattaggaacaatcaatataggattatggtatcctaagaattcaacatgtaacttaataggatattctgattctgattttgccggatctaaaactgatagaaaaagtacaagtggaacttgtcaatttattggatcggctcttgtctcatggcatagtaagaaacaaaacagtgttgctttatctactgctgaagcggagtatatctctgccggtagttgttgtgcacaaattttatggatgaagcaacaattatctgactatggcatcattcttgatcgcatacctattaagtgtgataatactagtgccataaatctatccaaaaacccagttcaacattcaagaactaaacatatagagattagacaccactttcttagagatcatgtcttaaagggagattgtgttttagaatttgttgatactaaaaatcaacttgctgatattttcactaaacctctccccaaggaagtgtttttctctattagaagagaattaggtctcttagat